A single genomic interval of Homo sapiens chromosome 7, GRCh38.p14 Primary Assembly harbors:
- the CLDN3 gene encoding claudin-3: MSMGLEITGTALAVLGWLGTIVCCALPMWRVSAFIGSNIITSQNIWEGLWMNCVVQSTGQMQCKVYDSLLALPQDLQAARALIVVAILLAAFGLLVALVGAQCTNCVQDDTAKAKITIVAGVLFLLAALLTLVPVSWSANTIIRDFYNPVVPEAQKREMGAGLYVGWAAAALQLLGGALLCCSCPPREKKYTATKVVYSAPRSTGPGASLGTGYDRKDYV; the protein is encoded by the coding sequence ATGTCCATGGGCCTGGAGATCACGGGCACCGCGCTGGCCGTGCTGGGCTGGCTGGGCACCATCGTGTGCTGCGCGTTGCCCATGTGGCGCGTGTCGGCCTTCATCGGCAGCAACATCATCACGTCGCAGAACATCTGGGAGGGCCTGTGGATGAACTGCGTGGTGCAGAGCACCGGCCAGATGCAGTGCAAGGTGTACGACTCGCTGCTGGCACTGCCACAGGACCTTCAGGCGGCCCGCGCCCTCATCGTGGTGGCCATCCTGCTGGCCGCCTTCGGGCTGCTAGTGGCGCTGGTGGGCGCCCAGTGCACCAACTGCGTGCAGGACGACACGGCCAAGGCCAAGATCACCATCGTGGCAGGCGTGCTGTTCCTTCTCGCCGCCCTGCTCACCCTCGTGCCGGTGTCCTGGTCGGCCAACACCATTATCCGGGACTTCTACAACCCCGTGGTGCCCGAGGCGCAGAAGCGCGAGATGGGCGCGGGCCTGTACGTGGGCTGGGCGGCCGCGGCGCTGCAGCTGCTGGGGGGCGCGCTGCTCTGCTGCTCGTGTCCCCCACGCGAGAAGAAGTACACGGCCACCAAGGTCGTCTACTCCGCGCCGCGCTCCACCGGCCCGGGAGCCAGCCTGGGCACAGGCTACGACCGCAAGGACTACGTCTAA